From the Callithrix jacchus isolate 240 chromosome 22, calJac240_pri, whole genome shotgun sequence genome, the window ATGTTTAGTGACTTCCTCTGCCATAATGCATTATTAGAGCAAACAGATAACCCTTTCTAAGGACTCTGTCATAATCTGGACCTAAAACAACTGGGATATCAGATTTTTCCTTCTCTGATGTCCCTTAccctttcaggaaaaaaaaaaaaatgtatatatatgtggataTGAGTAATAGTTGACCACTAATATGATCTCCAGAAAAAAACCACAGCATAATTTGTGGTTTATCTTCAGGAAGATAAAGGAAGTAAAAGTAGGAACTAGATAATTGCTTTTATTTAGTTTCGTATGTATAGTACTTTCCCAAATTTACTATGCCCTGTACAGACTACATGACTATAGTTTCACAATTCTAGagatttggggagaaaaaaataaatttgtgatttTAGTAATAAAACTGCAGCTGTATTTGGTATAAGAAATAGTCTCTCAAGAATTCTATCAGTCACTGGCTTTACACAGTGATGTTTCACAGTAGCTGGAGGGGGTTTCACATGCCTTGAGAATGGCCCTGCTCCTTTAATCAAGAAATAGGAGCCTCTCTTTCTAtctatctttccttccttccttccttccttccctccctccttccttccttccttccttccttctttccttctttctttcctttcttttcttttctttctttccttttcttttcttttctttattttcttcttggcaTTGTGCAAAAGGGAGGGAATACTTCTGGTCTTGCCAGATGCTGAGGGCAAAGAAAGtgcagaaaaatggagaaaaagatcatcatttccaaagaaaaaagtGATGGAGGGGAGTATCTTCATCATTAGTCTGGATAGAAGATTGCATTCTAAAGAGAAATTCTAGCCAATTTAAATCTATACTAGGGATAGCCAGGTGTACAGATGTGGAGCTTCCAGTTTAGAAAATACTTAGACACTAAAATTTGCTTATATTTCCTAAATTACATGCCTATAATTATCCTGTAACctggtatttttttgttttacattatcCTTTTTAGATATGGAAGAAAGTAGCAGTGTTGCCATGTTGGTGCCAGATATTGGGGAACAGGAAGCTATATTGACTGCTGAAAGTATCATCAGTCCTTCACTGGAAATTgatgaacaaagaaaaactaaaccaGATCCATTAATCCATGTTATCCAGAAGTTAAGCAAGATAGTGGAACATGAAAAGTcacaaaaatgtcttttaattggaaagAAACGCCCACGTTCAAGTGCTACAGCACACTCTCTTGAAACCCAAGAGCTTTGTGAGATTCCAGCTAAAGTAACCCAGTCACCTGCTGCTGATACTAGAAGAGCTGAGATGTCACAAACAAATTTTACCCCTGACACTCTTGCCCAGAATGAAGGGAAGGCTATGTCTTATCAGTGTAGCCTCTGTAAGTTTTTATCATCATCTTTTTCTGTGTTAAAAGATCATATTAAGCAGCATGGTCAGCAGAACGAAGTGATCCTAATGTGCTCGGAGTGCCATATTACATCTAGAAGCCAGGAAGAACTTGAAGCTCACGTGGTGAATGACCATGAAAATGATGCCAATAGCCACACCCAATCCAAAGACCAACAGTGCATAAGCCCCTCCAACTCTTCATGTCAGAAAACCACAGAAAGAGATAATGAAACCATTCCAGACATCCCAGTAAGTGTGGACAATCTGCAGACTCAGACTGTCCAAACTGCATCTGTGGCAGAAATGGGTAGGAGGAAATGGTATGCATACGAACAGTACGGCATGTATCGATGCTTGTTTTGTAGTTATACTTGTGGCCAGCAGAGAATGTTGAAAACACATGCTTGGAAACACGCTGGGGAGGTTGATTGCTCCTATCCaatctttgaaaatgaaaatgagccCCTAGGCCTGCTGGATTCTTCAGCAGCCTCTGCGCCTGGTGGGGTCGATGCAGTGGTCATTGCTATTGGAGACAGTGAACTGAGTATCCACAATGGGCCATCAGTGCAGGTGCAGATTTGCAGCTCAGAACAGTTATCATCTTCATCTCCTTTAGAACAGAGTGCAGAAAGGGGAGTACACCTAAGTCAGTCAATTACCCTGGACCCCAGTGAGGAAGAAATGCTGGAAGTGATTTCTGATGCAGAGGAGAATTTGCTTGCTGATAGCCTCCTTTCATCGGCACAAAAAATCATCAGCAGCAGCCCTAATAAAAAAGGTCATGTTAACGTGATAGTGGAGCGATTGCCAAGTGCTGAAGAAACCCTTTCACAGAAGCGCTTCCTCATGAACACTGAAATGGAAGAGGGGAAGGACCTAAGCCCAGCAGAAGCCCAGATTGGGCATGAAGGAACAGATGATGTTTATCATGCTGATAAATGTACTGTTGATATTGGGGGTTTGATCATAGGCTGGAGCAGTTCAGAGAAGAAAGATGAGTTAATGAATAAAGGCCTGGCTACTGATGAGAATGCCCCACCAGGCCGGAGAAGGACAAATTCTGAGTCTCTCCGACTGCATTCATTAGCTGCAGAAGCCCTCGTCACAATGCCTATAAGAGCTGCAGAGTTGACAAGAGCCAACCTGGGGCACTATGGGGATATAAACCTTTTAGATCCAGATCCTAGTCAAAGGCAAGTAGATAGTACATTGGCAGCATATTCAAAAATGATGTCGCCACTTAAAAACTCTTCCGATGGACTAACTAGTCTTAACCAAAGTAGCTCCACCTTGGTAGCACTCCCAGAGGGTAGGCAGGAATTGTCAGATGGGCAGGTTAAGACAGGCATCAGCATGTCCTTACT encodes:
- the ZNF507 gene encoding zinc finger protein 507 isoform X1 — protein: MEESSSVAMLVPDIGEQEAILTAESIISPSLEIDEQRKTKPDPLIHVIQKLSKIVEHEKSQKCLLIGKKRPRSSATAHSLETQELCEIPAKVTQSPAADTRRAEMSQTNFTPDTLAQNEGKAMSYQCSLCKFLSSSFSVLKDHIKQHGQQNEVILMCSECHITSRSQEELEAHVVNDHENDANSHTQSKDQQCISPSNSSCQKTTERDNETIPDIPVSVDNLQTQTVQTASVAEMGRRKWYAYEQYGMYRCLFCSYTCGQQRMLKTHAWKHAGEVDCSYPIFENENEPLGLLDSSAASAPGGVDAVVIAIGDSELSIHNGPSVQVQICSSEQLSSSSPLEQSAERGVHLSQSITLDPSEEEMLEVISDAEENLLADSLLSSAQKIISSSPNKKGHVNVIVERLPSAEETLSQKRFLMNTEMEEGKDLSPAEAQIGHEGTDDVYHADKCTVDIGGLIIGWSSSEKKDELMNKGLATDENAPPGRRRTNSESLRLHSLAAEALVTMPIRAAELTRANLGHYGDINLLDPDPSQRQVDSTLAAYSKMMSPLKNSSDGLTSLNQSSSTLVALPEGRQELSDGQVKTGISMSLLTVIEKLRERTDQNASDDDILKELQDNAQCQPNSDTSLSGNNVVEYIPNAERPYRCRLCHYASGNKGYIKQHLRVHRQRQPYQCPICEHIADNSKDLESHMIHHCKTRIYQCKQCEESFHYKSQLRNHEREQHSLPDTLSIATSNEPRISSDIADGKCVQEGNKSSVQKQYRCDVCDYTSTTYVGVRNHRRIHNSDKPYRCSLCGYVCSHPPSLKSHMWKHASDQNYNYEQVNKAINDAISQSGRVLGKSPGKTQLKNSEESTDPITGSSENALSSSELISQTPSEVLGSNENEKLSPTSNTSYSLEKISSLAPPGMEYCVLLFCCCICGFESTSKENLLDHMKEHEGEIVNIILNKDHNAALNTN
- the ZNF507 gene encoding zinc finger protein 507 isoform X2 translates to MEESSSVAMLVPDIGEQEAILTAESIISPSLEIDEQRKTKPDPLIHVIQKLSKIVEHEKSQKCLLIGKKRPRSSATAHSLETQELCEIPAKVTQSPAADTRRAEMSQTNFTPDTLAQNEGKAMSYQCSLCKFLSSSFSVLKDHIKQHGQQNEVILMCSECHITSRSQEELEAHVVNDHENDANSHTQSKDQQCISPSNSSCQKTTERDNETIPDIPVSVDNLQTQTVQTASVAEMGRRKWYAYEQYGMYRCLFCSYTCGQQRMLKTHAWKHAGEVDCSYPIFENENEPLGLLDSSAASAPGGVDAVVIAIGDSELSIHNGPSVQVQICSSEQLSSSSPLEQSAERGVHLSQSITLDPSEEEMLEVISDAEENLLADSLLSSAQKIISSSPNKKGHVNVIVERLPSAEETLSQKRFLMNTEMEEGKDLSPAEAQIGHEGTDDVYHADKCTVDIGGLIIGWSSSEKKDELMNKGLATDENAPPGRRRTNSESLRLHSLAAEALVTMPIRAAELTRANLGHYGDINLLDPDPSQRQVDSTLAAYSKMMSPLKNSSDGLTSLNQSSSTLVALPEGRQELSDGQVKTGISMSLLTVIEKLRERTDQNASDDDILKELQDNAQCQPNSDTSLSGNNVVEYIPNAERPYRCRLCHYASGNKGYIKQHLRVHRQRQPYQCPICEHIADNSKDLESHMIHHCKTRIYQCKQCEESFHYKSQLRNHEREQHSLPDTLSIATSNEPRISSDIADGKCVQEGNKSSVQKQYRCDVCDYTSTTYVGVRNHRRIHNSDKPYRGHLAI